In one window of Chryseobacterium viscerum DNA:
- a CDS encoding adenosine kinase has translation MMKKYLTYIALLGTPLFWGQNKVIGTSAYQNSLKLSEKENEAMAFDNDIKLSDAEIVLDKKILQLRKQFLSDTESKKISLYNSSFYEIKPLIEGSKLYEIVQTMPKGGLLHTHSGGITEVKWIISAARKYQECYVYDQKDNDQFIFGQLAFFEKGKVPNGFVSLDKKLASNPDFEKQLQDLLTLKRENLCSYTDYWIEFEKRFKRINLLLPYRPFFKEYYLKGFQDLIKDKVQHVEIRYIFDELYDFQHGKYPLKTSITDLQDILKEVHKSDPQFTLKLIYSSFKFLDNESIGKQLETAFEMKKEFPDMISGFDLVADEAAGHNINFFEKNWAKLNELTKKYGVEMPLFLHAGESNSALNKNVLDVALLNNKRIGHGLNLIYFPKTMEQIRTQNKLVEVSPISNQVLGYVSDMRNHPARVLLSNGVQCSINSDDPSVYGYTGLSYDFWVAMVYWELDVKALKKLVFNSINYSSLNENEKKNSLSYLNQQWNDFVQKTNQKLN, from the coding sequence ATGATGAAAAAATACCTTACTTATATAGCACTTTTGGGAACACCTTTGTTTTGGGGACAAAATAAAGTAATCGGAACATCTGCTTACCAGAATAGCTTGAAGCTATCAGAGAAGGAAAATGAAGCCATGGCATTTGATAATGATATAAAATTATCTGATGCGGAAATAGTTTTGGATAAGAAGATATTGCAACTACGTAAGCAGTTTCTAAGTGACACAGAATCCAAAAAGATATCTTTATACAACAGCTCTTTTTATGAAATAAAACCTTTAATAGAAGGCAGTAAGCTGTATGAAATAGTACAGACCATGCCGAAAGGAGGTTTGCTGCATACCCACAGCGGAGGGATAACGGAGGTGAAATGGATAATTTCGGCTGCCAGAAAATACCAGGAATGCTACGTTTACGATCAGAAAGATAATGATCAGTTCATTTTCGGACAGCTGGCTTTTTTTGAAAAAGGAAAAGTTCCGAACGGATTTGTCAGTCTTGATAAAAAACTGGCTTCAAACCCTGATTTTGAAAAACAGTTACAGGACCTTCTTACGTTGAAACGTGAAAACCTTTGCTCTTACACAGATTATTGGATTGAATTTGAAAAACGTTTTAAGCGTATCAATCTGCTGCTTCCTTACCGTCCTTTCTTCAAAGAATATTATTTAAAAGGATTCCAGGATTTGATCAAAGATAAAGTACAGCACGTAGAAATCAGATATATTTTTGATGAGCTTTATGACTTCCAGCATGGGAAATACCCTTTAAAAACTTCCATCACAGATCTGCAGGATATTCTTAAAGAAGTACACAAGTCTGATCCGCAGTTCACCCTGAAACTGATTTATTCAAGCTTTAAATTCCTGGATAATGAAAGTATTGGGAAACAGCTGGAAACAGCATTTGAGATGAAGAAAGAATTTCCGGATATGATTTCAGGATTTGATCTTGTAGCAGATGAAGCTGCTGGACACAACATCAATTTTTTTGAGAAAAACTGGGCAAAACTGAACGAGCTTACTAAAAAATACGGCGTAGAAATGCCTCTTTTCCTTCACGCAGGAGAAAGCAACTCCGCCTTGAATAAAAATGTTCTGGATGTAGCTTTATTAAATAACAAAAGAATCGGGCACGGACTGAATCTGATCTACTTCCCCAAAACAATGGAGCAGATAAGAACACAAAATAAACTGGTGGAAGTGAGCCCAATCAGTAACCAGGTTCTGGGATATGTGAGTGATATGAGAAATCACCCTGCCAGAGTATTATTAAGCAATGGAGTGCAGTGTTCCATCAACAGTGATGATCCTTCCGTATATGGATACACAGGGCTTAGTTATGATTTCTGGGTAGCAATGGTGTATTGGGAGCTGGATGTAAAAGCACTAAAAAAACTGGTTTTCAATTCCATTAATTATTCTTCTCTGAATGAAAATGAGAAAAAGAATTCATTATCCTATCTGAATCAGCAATGGAATGATTTTGTCCAGAAAACAAATCAGAAATTGAACTAA
- a CDS encoding SDR family NAD(P)-dependent oxidoreductase, with product MIQQNRIWFITGASRGFGRIWTEAALERGDKVVATARKLESIADFKEKYGDNVLTLALDVTNPEQVKEAVHKAHQHFGKLDIVLNNAGYSLVGTIEEAGADEIRALYETNILGPVSVIKAVLPIMREQGYGHILGTSSNLGHVTLPVIGYYSSSKWAFEAIHESLAEEIKQFGIKVTIIEPGAYATEFGSQDSLKFSQNMEVYNDFKTEFIKTIQSYEKGDPKATPEALFKMVDAENPPLRFHLGSHNLPLVKSVYAERINLWEAWDEVSSAAQGS from the coding sequence ATGATACAGCAAAATAGAATCTGGTTTATCACCGGAGCATCAAGAGGTTTCGGACGCATCTGGACAGAAGCAGCATTGGAACGTGGTGACAAAGTGGTGGCCACCGCAAGAAAACTGGAAAGCATTGCCGATTTTAAAGAGAAATATGGTGATAACGTACTTACTTTAGCATTGGATGTTACGAATCCTGAGCAGGTAAAAGAAGCCGTACATAAAGCCCACCAGCATTTCGGAAAGCTGGATATTGTACTGAACAACGCAGGATATTCGCTGGTAGGAACCATAGAAGAGGCGGGTGCAGATGAAATCCGTGCTTTATATGAAACCAATATTCTTGGTCCCGTAAGTGTTATTAAGGCGGTATTGCCAATCATGAGAGAGCAGGGATACGGGCATATTCTGGGGACTTCAAGTAATCTCGGACACGTTACATTACCCGTCATTGGGTATTACAGTTCTTCCAAATGGGCTTTTGAAGCAATCCATGAGAGTCTTGCAGAAGAGATTAAGCAATTCGGGATAAAGGTAACCATTATAGAACCGGGAGCGTATGCTACAGAATTTGGAAGTCAGGACTCACTGAAGTTTTCTCAGAACATGGAGGTGTACAATGACTTTAAAACAGAATTTATAAAGACCATTCAGTCTTATGAGAAAGGAGATCCTAAAGCGACACCAGAAGCGCTCTTTAAAATGGTAGATGCTGAAAATCCACCGTTGCGCTTTCATCTGGGAAGTCATAATCTTCCTTTGGTGAAGTCTGTATATGCAGAAAGAATCAATCTTTGGGAAGCCTGGGATGAAGTTTCCAGTGCAGCGCAGGGATCATAG
- a CDS encoding MaoC family dehydratase, whose protein sequence is MIIINNFNEYKSFEGQMIGVSDWHTIHQDQINRFADATLDDQWIHTDQERAENEGPFKSTIAHGYLTLSLIPYLWKQIADVRNVKMEINYGIENLKFGDAVPVNSEVRLQATVKSVINLKGTVKAVVEAKLLIKDHIKPAYTGDVVFLYHFF, encoded by the coding sequence ATGATTATTATTAATAATTTTAATGAGTATAAGTCTTTTGAAGGACAAATGATAGGAGTTTCTGACTGGCATACAATACATCAGGATCAGATCAACAGATTTGCAGATGCTACTTTAGATGATCAGTGGATTCATACAGATCAGGAAAGGGCAGAAAATGAAGGCCCTTTTAAATCAACTATTGCTCATGGTTATTTAACATTATCATTGATTCCTTATCTCTGGAAACAGATTGCAGATGTTCGGAATGTAAAAATGGAAATCAATTACGGAATAGAGAACCTTAAATTCGGAGATGCTGTTCCTGTAAACAGTGAGGTAAGGCTGCAGGCGACGGTAAAATCAGTAATCAATCTCAAGGGAACTGTAAAAGCAGTCGTTGAAGCTAAACTGCTGATTAAAGATCATATAAAACCTGCCTATACAGGTGATGTCGTTTTCCTTTATCATTTTTTCTGA
- a CDS encoding DEAD/DEAH box helicase → MNFKNLNLINPIIRAVTEAGYSRPTEIQCNAVPSILSGRDVVGCAETGTGKTAAFVMPILQLLKRHTPDHKEIRILILTPTRELAMQLEENLGIYSKYLPLSQLSVYEGFPIGGQLAALRKRVDILVATPGRLLDLENQRHIDLSKIEIFVLDKADKMLDMGFINEVKQVLKLLPQKRQNLVFSTTMPGSVRHFAGTMLNNPVEVIVSPVSSTAKMASQPVCFVEKEKKTDLQTDKLQKKNIRSMVFTRTQHVANKLVQQQ, encoded by the coding sequence ATGAATTTTAAAAATTTAAATTTAATCAACCCAATTATCCGTGCAGTGACAGAAGCTGGATATTCCAGGCCTACTGAAATACAGTGTAATGCAGTTCCGTCTATTTTATCGGGAAGAGATGTTGTAGGATGTGCAGAAACGGGTACAGGAAAAACAGCAGCATTTGTTATGCCTATTTTGCAGCTATTGAAAAGGCATACTCCGGACCATAAAGAGATACGAATTTTAATACTTACGCCAACACGGGAATTGGCTATGCAGCTAGAAGAAAATCTTGGAATTTACAGTAAGTATTTACCATTGTCTCAGCTTTCTGTTTATGAAGGTTTTCCTATTGGAGGCCAGCTTGCAGCGCTGAGGAAAAGAGTGGATATTCTTGTGGCAACACCGGGAAGACTGCTTGATTTAGAGAATCAAAGACATATTGACCTTTCCAAAATTGAAATATTTGTTTTAGATAAGGCAGATAAAATGCTTGATATGGGGTTCATTAATGAAGTGAAACAGGTTTTAAAACTGCTTCCCCAGAAAAGACAAAATCTGGTTTTTTCGACAACAATGCCAGGAAGCGTAAGACATTTTGCCGGAACAATGCTGAACAATCCCGTGGAGGTTATTGTCAGCCCGGTTTCTTCAACAGCAAAGATGGCCAGCCAGCCGGTTTGTTTTGTAGAAAAAGAAAAAAAAACAGATTTGCAGACAGATAAACTGCAGAAAAAAAATATAAGATCAATGGTTTTTACACGTACTCAACATGTAGCCAATAAACTGGTCCAGCAGCAGTAG
- a CDS encoding zinc-binding dehydrogenase, with translation MKAIVIKNYGGPEVLEVTEMPVPSITNPFQVLVKVKAASVNPLDYQVRRGDYASLFELPIITGHDIAGDVIAVGEAVQKWKPGDKVYYSPRFGGSGSYSEYHLTEESSLSGMPNNLSYEEAAAIPLIGGTVWEMIVVRAQLKKGDSILILGGAGGVGSLAIQVAKSLGAYVYTTGQSSLHGKLRHLGADVVIDHHKENWIEKIQTHTRGRGVDVIIDTVGGNTLSDSPLALADYGTVVSLVDIARPQNLIHAWEKNATYHFVFTRQSRDELHHITQLIETGQVKPVIDSIYPFEDIKSAHQRIEDSKRDRPLLGKIVLSL, from the coding sequence ATGAAAGCAATTGTCATTAAAAACTATGGTGGACCGGAAGTTCTGGAGGTAACGGAAATGCCCGTTCCTTCTATCACAAATCCTTTTCAGGTATTGGTAAAAGTAAAGGCTGCTTCTGTAAATCCTCTGGATTATCAGGTAAGACGCGGAGATTATGCGTCCCTGTTTGAATTACCCATTATAACCGGTCATGATATTGCCGGTGATGTTATTGCAGTAGGTGAAGCCGTACAAAAATGGAAACCTGGCGATAAAGTCTATTATTCCCCACGTTTTGGAGGTTCGGGCAGCTATTCTGAATATCACCTTACTGAAGAATCCTCATTATCAGGAATGCCCAATAACCTAAGCTATGAGGAAGCGGCAGCTATTCCGCTTATTGGAGGAACGGTATGGGAAATGATTGTGGTACGTGCCCAATTAAAAAAAGGAGACAGCATTCTCATCCTTGGAGGTGCAGGAGGTGTTGGCTCACTCGCCATACAGGTGGCCAAATCATTAGGTGCCTATGTGTACACTACAGGGCAGAGCAGCTTACATGGAAAGCTTCGGCATCTTGGAGCAGATGTAGTTATTGACCATCATAAAGAAAATTGGATTGAAAAAATACAAACTCATACCAGGGGAAGAGGTGTTGATGTCATCATTGATACCGTGGGAGGAAACACGCTCTCAGACAGCCCTCTTGCTTTAGCTGATTATGGTACTGTTGTAAGCCTGGTTGACATTGCCCGGCCACAAAACCTCATCCACGCCTGGGAAAAAAATGCGACGTATCATTTCGTTTTTACCAGACAAAGCAGAGATGAACTCCATCATATTACCCAGCTCATCGAAACCGGACAGGTAAAGCCTGTTATAGACAGTATCTACCCGTTTGAAGATATTAAAAGTGCCCATCAAAGAATAGAGGATTCAAAACGGGACAGACCTTTATTGGGCAAAATAGTGCTGTCATTGTAA
- a CDS encoding beta-1,6-N-acetylglucosaminyltransferase has protein sequence MQTSDPRTKPYPRTLESHTGPHVRIAYFIMVHHKPEVFKEMFKKIYTRDQFYLIHIDRKAKPDLIEEIQLYVVQFPNVYILDSLNIVSGGFNMVQAELNAMEFLLNVSKEWDYFINLSGEDYPLKSQNIIRQFLSTHKDRNYLFYYDQKFYRPDTLQRIQSYFTEFAYVISSFIYKRTFMKGVVPFIGGKWFIFTRETCLFLINNKMVMDFEDYYLHTFLPAESFFQTVLMNTSFSDIIINDDKRAVLEKSIFQNTQSTFSYIESLKSGNQLFIRKINNKTDENIRKYIEESFHLPLPYVNEIERELKRDNRQNN, from the coding sequence ATGCAAACTTCTGATCCCAGAACAAAACCTTATCCCAGAACATTAGAGTCACATACGGGCCCGCATGTAAGGATTGCTTATTTTATTATGGTACATCATAAACCTGAAGTATTTAAGGAGATGTTTAAGAAAATTTATACAAGGGATCAGTTTTATCTTATTCATATTGACAGAAAAGCCAAGCCCGATCTCATTGAAGAAATACAGCTGTATGTAGTTCAGTTTCCCAATGTCTATATTCTGGACAGCCTGAATATTGTTTCAGGAGGCTTCAATATGGTTCAGGCTGAGTTGAATGCCATGGAGTTTCTCTTAAACGTAAGTAAAGAATGGGATTATTTCATTAATCTAAGCGGTGAAGATTATCCCCTGAAATCACAAAATATTATCCGCCAATTTCTTTCCACCCATAAAGACAGAAATTATCTTTTTTATTACGACCAGAAATTTTATAGACCAGACACCCTGCAAAGAATACAAAGTTATTTCACTGAATTTGCCTATGTGATTTCATCTTTCATCTACAAAAGAACATTTATGAAAGGAGTAGTCCCTTTTATTGGTGGAAAATGGTTCATTTTTACAAGAGAAACCTGTTTATTCTTAATCAATAATAAAATGGTAATGGATTTTGAAGATTACTATCTTCATACTTTTTTACCTGCAGAATCTTTTTTTCAGACTGTTCTTATGAATACATCATTTAGTGATATCATTATTAATGATGATAAAAGAGCTGTACTTGAGAAATCAATTTTTCAAAATACACAGAGTACATTCAGTTATATTGAATCTTTAAAATCCGGCAATCAGCTTTTTATCAGAAAGATAAACAACAAAACTGATGAAAATATCAGAAAATATATCGAGGAAAGTTTTCATCTTCCCCTACCCTATGTGAATGAAATTGAAAGGGAATTAAAAAGAGATAACCGTCAGAACAACTGA
- a CDS encoding serine hydrolase domain-containing protein: MNIKITLLLILISNYLFSQTINPEKLDHYFNYIENNNLGVGSLSIFKNGKEVYSKNFGQKNIPQLTYNKDTKYQVGSVTKMITAVLIFKLIEENKLNLNNKLSEFYPEIINSDKITIKNLLEHTSGLGSYVVRDGEVWVTEKVSDKEIMDLIIKQGKSFEPGEKVAYSNSAYYLLTKILEQKYKKTFHKIVRSEILKPLQLKNSASFQANQKNIFLPYRYENNSWNMLKKEIDFLNVIGVGDISSTPYDLNIFINSLFHNVILKKETLKLMEPVLGKENWGRGMAIWDFDGITFYGHGGDTLGSHAILIYNKEADISIAYDTNGERIKKEDFIKNIVNLLYNKEITLPEIKNKL; encoded by the coding sequence ATGAACATTAAAATTACATTACTGCTTATTCTTATTTCCAATTATCTTTTTTCACAAACCATCAACCCGGAAAAATTAGATCATTACTTTAATTATATTGAAAATAATAATCTGGGAGTGGGCAGTCTCTCGATTTTCAAAAATGGTAAAGAAGTCTATTCTAAAAATTTCGGACAAAAAAACATCCCGCAATTAACTTATAATAAGGATACTAAATATCAGGTAGGCTCTGTTACCAAAATGATTACAGCTGTTTTAATTTTCAAGTTAATTGAAGAAAATAAACTGAATCTCAATAATAAACTTTCTGAGTTTTATCCTGAAATTATCAATTCAGATAAAATAACTATTAAAAATTTACTAGAGCATACCAGCGGACTGGGAAGCTATGTGGTGAGAGATGGGGAAGTATGGGTAACCGAAAAAGTAAGTGACAAAGAAATTATGGATCTCATTATAAAACAAGGGAAGAGTTTTGAGCCGGGTGAAAAGGTTGCTTATTCCAATTCTGCTTATTACCTTTTAACGAAAATTCTTGAACAAAAATATAAAAAAACGTTTCACAAAATAGTTCGTTCAGAAATTCTAAAACCCCTCCAATTAAAAAATTCAGCTTCTTTCCAGGCGAATCAAAAAAATATATTTCTGCCTTATCGTTATGAAAACAATTCCTGGAATATGCTGAAAAAGGAAATAGACTTTCTCAATGTAATTGGTGTGGGTGACATCTCTTCAACGCCTTATGATCTGAATATTTTCATCAACAGTTTATTCCATAATGTTATTCTGAAAAAAGAAACACTGAAACTGATGGAACCTGTATTGGGAAAAGAAAATTGGGGAAGAGGAATGGCAATCTGGGATTTTGACGGTATTACATTTTATGGTCATGGCGGTGATACCTTAGGATCACACGCTATTCTTATCTATAATAAAGAGGCAGATATCTCCATCGCTTATGATACCAATGGAGAACGGATTAAAAAGGAGGATTTTATAAAAAATATAGTTAATCTGCTTTATAACAAAGAAATTACGCTTCCTGAAATCAAAAACAAATTGTAA
- a CDS encoding cold-shock protein: MQEGTVKFFNEAKGFGFITPADGSKDIFVHSSGLSTGTIRENDKVVFDVQKSDKGLNAVNVKLA, from the coding sequence ATGCAAGAAGGCACCGTAAAATTTTTCAATGAAGCAAAAGGCTTCGGTTTTATTACTCCAGCAGATGGAAGTAAAGATATATTTGTACACTCTTCAGGATTAAGCACAGGAACAATCCGTGAAAATGATAAAGTAGTTTTTGATGTACAAAAAAGTGATAAAGGCTTAAATGCTGTTAACGTAAAGTTGGCATAA
- a CDS encoding winged helix-turn-helix domain-containing protein: MEKKLALEHLKLATLNSQGLAQNTPFGTGKDAVLYALEHLGYIQIDTLSMVERAHHHTLWTRIPDFKADYLEELVEERQVFEYWFHAASYLPMQDFRYVLPQMLTIKRGESRYYNADPKVMKYVIDIIRSEGPKRARDFENESHKAGTWWNWKPAKLALERLFMQGDLMISGRSGMQKTYDLTERVLPSSINTTEPTPLEFAKYLVTTNLRAYGFTTVKQITHLRTGNDLKKNVNEVLQAMLEEGTISKVKVDGGNSVYVQNNLLEKRFDVTDSNVWLLSPFDNSIIHRDRIKQVFDFDFRLECYTPKEKRQYGYFCLPILFGDQFIGRVDCKAHRKEKKFELIHLHIENNTIAPELWLTPFVETVKRFAVFNGCESLVLTKVSPSKLGSMVKKELSRSKLRK, encoded by the coding sequence ATGGAAAAGAAGTTGGCGCTAGAGCACTTAAAGCTTGCAACATTAAATAGTCAGGGATTAGCACAAAATACACCGTTCGGAACCGGAAAAGATGCGGTGCTTTATGCTTTGGAGCATCTCGGATATATACAGATTGATACTTTGTCTATGGTGGAACGCGCCCATCATCATACACTTTGGACAAGAATCCCTGACTTTAAGGCTGATTATCTTGAAGAACTGGTAGAGGAACGCCAGGTATTTGAATATTGGTTTCATGCAGCTTCTTATCTTCCGATGCAGGATTTCCGGTATGTTTTACCCCAAATGCTTACCATCAAACGAGGAGAATCCCGTTATTACAATGCAGACCCAAAAGTAATGAAATATGTCATAGACATCATTCGCAGTGAAGGTCCCAAACGGGCAAGAGATTTTGAAAACGAAAGTCATAAAGCAGGAACCTGGTGGAACTGGAAGCCTGCCAAACTAGCTCTTGAAAGACTTTTCATGCAGGGAGACCTGATGATCAGCGGACGCTCCGGAATGCAGAAAACATATGATCTGACTGAAAGAGTTCTGCCTTCTTCCATCAATACCACAGAACCTACTCCACTTGAGTTTGCGAAATATCTGGTAACAACCAATCTCCGTGCTTATGGATTTACTACGGTAAAGCAGATCACCCATCTTCGGACAGGAAATGACCTGAAGAAGAATGTGAATGAGGTTTTACAGGCTATGCTTGAAGAAGGTACAATATCGAAAGTTAAAGTTGATGGAGGAAATTCTGTTTATGTTCAAAATAATCTGCTGGAAAAAAGATTTGATGTGACAGATTCTAATGTATGGCTGCTGTCACCGTTTGATAATTCTATTATTCATCGTGACCGGATCAAACAGGTTTTTGATTTTGATTTCCGGTTGGAATGCTATACTCCGAAGGAAAAAAGACAATATGGTTACTTCTGTCTGCCCATTCTGTTTGGGGATCAGTTTATCGGAAGGGTTGACTGTAAAGCGCACAGAAAGGAAAAAAAGTTTGAGCTTATCCATTTACATATTGAAAACAATACAATAGCTCCTGAATTATGGCTTACACCTTTTGTAGAAACCGTAAAACGTTTTGCTGTCTTCAATGGTTGTGAATCTTTGGTTCTGACAAAAGTAAGTCCTTCAAAATTAGGTTCTATGGTAAAAAAAGAATTATCCAGATCAAAGTTGAGAAAGTAA
- a CDS encoding LysR family transcriptional regulator — MNINDLKIFEAVAESGSFTKAASMMFTVQSNVTARIKSLEDEFNTKLFSRTSRKVELTSEGMILMQYSKQIQHLVEEAKNNILSGENIRGCLKIGCIETTMALKVPEILNTFDEKYPGIELEFKSDTRDSVLSGVLEYNLDAAFVSAPVNAKGLEKICIKEEQLVILTSSKGPNLQTLIVNEPLKIVVFDEGCIFRERLESWLSHKGILNYKSTTLNSIEGVINFVEAGLGISILPEEIVSKYYAGRDIKTYGLNKQLGTMNTILVFRKDGPQSRALQCFIDMHAQLL; from the coding sequence ATGAACATAAACGATTTGAAAATATTTGAAGCCGTGGCAGAAAGTGGCAGTTTTACAAAAGCAGCTTCCATGATGTTTACGGTTCAGTCGAATGTTACGGCAAGAATAAAAAGTCTTGAAGATGAATTTAATACTAAGCTTTTCTCACGTACTTCCCGAAAAGTAGAACTTACTTCCGAAGGCATGATCCTGATGCAGTATTCTAAACAGATTCAGCATTTGGTAGAAGAAGCAAAGAATAATATTCTGAGCGGTGAAAACATCAGAGGATGTCTGAAAATAGGCTGTATAGAAACAACGATGGCATTAAAGGTTCCTGAAATCCTTAATACGTTTGATGAGAAATATCCAGGCATTGAACTGGAGTTTAAATCAGACACCAGAGATTCAGTACTTTCCGGTGTTTTGGAGTATAACCTTGATGCAGCTTTTGTTTCTGCTCCTGTAAATGCTAAAGGACTGGAGAAAATCTGTATTAAAGAAGAACAGCTTGTGATTCTTACCTCATCAAAAGGCCCGAACCTGCAGACACTCATCGTGAATGAACCACTGAAGATAGTAGTATTCGATGAAGGCTGTATTTTCAGAGAAAGGTTAGAATCCTGGTTAAGCCATAAGGGAATCCTGAACTATAAAAGCACCACCCTGAATTCTATTGAGGGTGTCATTAATTTCGTAGAAGCAGGGTTGGGAATCAGTATACTGCCGGAAGAAATTGTTTCCAAATACTACGCAGGAAGAGACATTAAGACTTATGGACTGAATAAGCAGCTGGGAACCATGAATACCATTCTTGTTTTCAGAAAAGATGGTCCGCAGTCGAGGGCTTTACAGTGCTTTATTGACATGCATGCGCAACTATTATAA
- a CDS encoding alpha/beta fold hydrolase, protein MKIIFRPFIAALSFGLLVNNMTMAQTNQKLTLNHHIMENHPIHYRNIKVNDLNLFYREAGPANAPTILLLHGYPTSSHMFRNLIPILSKKYHVIAPDLPGFGYSDAPDHQQFSYTFDHLAETVQAFVDQLEMKRFAVYIFDYGAPVGLRLAMNNPEKITGIVSQNGNAYEEGLSKEWNPIQKYWKDPSQANRLALKDFVSKEATMFQYYHGVSDPSLIAPESYTLDQKFLDRPGNIDIQLDLVKDYRTNVALYPKFHEYFRKHQPKLLLVWGNNDPYFLPAGAEAYKRDLPDAKLKFYDTGHFALETNVEEIGAEIFEFMGTLPQ, encoded by the coding sequence ATGAAAATAATATTCAGACCATTCATTGCAGCCCTCTCGTTTGGCTTGCTTGTAAACAATATGACAATGGCTCAAACCAATCAAAAATTAACATTAAACCATCACATTATGGAAAACCATCCTATCCACTATCGCAACATCAAGGTAAATGATTTAAATCTGTTTTACAGAGAAGCAGGCCCTGCCAACGCTCCTACAATACTTCTTCTGCACGGCTACCCTACCTCTTCCCATATGTTCAGGAACCTGATTCCTATACTGAGTAAAAAATACCATGTCATTGCTCCGGATCTGCCTGGTTTTGGGTATTCTGATGCTCCGGATCATCAGCAGTTCTCTTACACCTTTGATCATCTTGCAGAAACTGTACAGGCATTTGTAGATCAACTTGAAATGAAACGTTTTGCGGTTTATATTTTTGATTATGGTGCTCCGGTAGGTTTACGCCTTGCCATGAATAATCCTGAAAAGATCACCGGGATTGTCTCTCAAAACGGAAATGCCTATGAAGAAGGGTTAAGCAAAGAATGGAATCCTATACAGAAATACTGGAAAGACCCATCACAGGCAAACCGCCTTGCCCTCAAAGACTTTGTTTCTAAAGAAGCCACCATGTTTCAATATTATCATGGCGTTTCTGATCCTTCTTTAATTGCACCTGAATCCTACACTCTCGACCAGAAATTTCTTGACAGACCTGGTAATATAGATATACAGCTTGACTTAGTAAAAGATTACAGAACCAATGTAGCCTTATATCCGAAATTCCATGAATATTTTAGAAAACACCAACCGAAGCTGTTACTGGTATGGGGAAACAACGATCCGTATTTCCTCCCTGCAGGAGCCGAAGCCTATAAAAGAGATCTGCCGGATGCGAAATTAAAGTTCTATGATACAGGACACTTTGCTCTGGAAACAAACGTTGAAGAAATAGGTGCTGAAATATTTGAATTTATGGGGACATTGCCCCAATAG